A genome region from Bemisia tabaci chromosome 3, PGI_BMITA_v3 includes the following:
- the LOC109036325 gene encoding serine/threonine-protein kinase NIM1, with protein MLDNSKSPKSEQQQQRTSVYEKLQHNLQNDEKWKQEISLGKRITLYKLQGEIGRGNFSQVKMAVHELTKERVAIKILDKAKLTVKARRMLDREISNMTSIHHPNIIRLFEVIESFSKLFLVMEYASGGELYQKLTAVGKLPEIDAKTIFAQILSAVKYLHQNLIIHRDLKAENVFCSSRGLVKVGDFGFSTRLANGFEEQLKTFCGSPPYAAPELFRDESYVGGPVDVWAMGVLLYFMTTGYMPFPADSIAALKRNILAGVFTVPSHLSSSCRFLIVGILKQTRASGSPCSRSRSRTGWRASASWTTRTRRGASCRRCRPSRGATTSPRRRDWPGRSWPRWGSRGRPSRRRRCTRRGARSSGPTASSSTESKPRRSTPTSRRAAAQPPARQTPAERHQA; from the exons ATGCTTGACAATTCAAAATCACCTAAGTCTGAGCAGCAGCAACAAAGGACCTCAG TTTATGAGAAACTGCAACACAACCTACAAAATGACGAGAAGTGGAAGCAAGAAATTAGCTTGGGGAAgcggatcaccctgtataaacttCAGGGTGAGATCGGCAGGGGAAACTTTTCCCAGGTCAAAATGGCCGTGCACGAGCTCACAAAAG aaaGAGTTGCTATTAAAATTCTGGATAAAGCCAAGCTGACTGTCAAAGCACGCAGGATGTTGGACCGTGAAATCTCTAACATGACGTCGATTCACCATCCAAATATCATCAG ATTATTTGAGGTGATCGAATCTTTCTCGAAACTATTTCTAGTCATGGAATATGCCAGTGGAGGAGAGCTTTATCAAAAGCTGACTGCCGTTGGTAAACTTCCAGAAATCGATGCCAAGAccatttttgctcaaattttgtCAGCTGTCAAATACCTG CATCAGAATTTGATTATTCACCGAGATCTGAAAGCAGAGAATGTTTTTTGTAGCTCAAGAGGCCTGGTTAAAGTAGGGGATTTTGGATTCAGCACAAGGCTTGCAAACG GATTTGAGGAGCAGCTGAAGACTTTCTGCGGTTCTCCGCCGTACGCGGCACCGGAGCTTTTCCGCGACGAGTCCTACGTCGGGGGCCCGGTCGACGTGTGGGCCATGGGAGTGCTCCTCTACTTCATGACCACCGGGTACATGCCCTTCCCGGCCGACTCCATCGCCGCCCTCAAGCGCAACATTCTCGCCGGGGTTTTCACCGTCCCCTCGCACCTCTCATCATCCTGTCGCTTCCTCATAG TGGGCATCCTGAAGCAAACCCGAGCGAGCGGCTCACCCTGCAGCAGATCGAGGAGTCGGACTGGCTGGAGGGCATCAGCGTCCTGGACCACAAGAACGAGGCGTGGAGCATCCTGCCGACGGTGTCGTCCCAGCCGGGGCGCGACAACCTCTCCTCGACGGAGAGACTGGCCAGGGAGAAGCTGGCCGCGCTGGGGATCGCGGGGCCGACCCTCGAGGCGGAGACGATGCACAAGACGAGGAGCCCGGTCATCGGGACCTACCGCATCATCGTCCACCGAATCCAAACCTCGGCGATCAACGCCCacctcgcgccgcgccgccgcccaACCCCCAGCCCGCCAAACCCCGGCAGAACGGCATCAAGCCTAA